Proteins encoded within one genomic window of bacterium:
- a CDS encoding macro domain-containing protein encodes MRININGVDLVAVEGDITKEDVDAVVNAANSMLAHGGGVAGAIAKAGGTTIISESREWVKRNGPVPVGNVAVTSGGNLPARYVIHAVGPRWGEGDEEQKLRNAVKNALTRAESLGCRSISMPAISTGIFGYPKEEGVSVIVDEVIKFTRVAKNIEEIRFVSIDRPTAELFAKELGKWKKI; translated from the coding sequence ATGAGAATAAATATTAATGGAGTTGATTTGGTTGCCGTGGAAGGTGATATAACGAAGGAGGATGTTGATGCTGTAGTTAACGCAGCGAACTCGATGCTCGCTCATGGCGGTGGAGTAGCAGGAGCAATAGCAAAGGCGGGTGGCACAACCATAATATCCGAATCTCGCGAATGGGTGAAAAGAAACGGACCGGTTCCAGTTGGCAATGTTGCGGTGACTTCGGGTGGAAATCTGCCGGCAAGATATGTTATCCATGCTGTGGGACCGAGATGGGGCGAGGGTGACGAAGAGCAGAAGCTGAGAAATGCTGTTAAAAACGCCTTGACCAGGGCTGAAAGTCTTGGATGTCGCTCGATATCGATGCCTGCGATAAGCACGGGCATTTTTGGCTATCCTAAGGAAGAAGGGGTTAGCGTCATTGTTGATGAGGTAATAAAATTTACCAGAGTCGCGAAAAACATAGAGGAAATCAGGTTTGTAAGCATAGACAGACCGACTGCTGAACTTTTTGCCAAGGAACTCGGAAAATGGAAAAAAATTTAG
- a CDS encoding tripartite tricarboxylate transporter permease, whose product MIELLLYVIFGVLIAMFVSLIPALHIYNVLGIFVLIALGAGGLMPMEFLPYVFMAMVVTYAIMNTLTAVFLSAPDESMIFVLMPGHKALLRGRAYEVTMMTAAGSIMGILLLLLLAPFATSILPAIRKLVSPHLHWIIGLMGVYIIMSEWPKTHERYPPGWRRFLAAWRSPAAGLLTFLLSGFLGLIVFNKNILPLGTSFQALAPVFIGLFAVPSIIINLFAKAKIPAQKIAYSLDFTPDIAVRSAIAGGLGGLMAATFPIITAGMGALVAGQATAQQDERVFIMSQGVSKVVYYVGAFLFFFIPYSGLGKGGLVLIISPFFRSLSINQFITALAVMMISAGLAFIALTYIAKLFAIFIHKINYKLISAITLVILVSIVFVIGKMAGVFLMIVATGIGLIPVLYGARRLNCLGVLLLPISLNMAGIGPKIAHFLGII is encoded by the coding sequence ATGATAGAACTATTGCTATATGTTATATTTGGTGTTCTTATAGCGATGTTTGTATCTTTGATACCTGCTCTTCACATTTACAATGTTCTCGGAATTTTCGTTCTCATTGCATTAGGGGCTGGTGGACTCATGCCTATGGAATTTTTACCTTATGTTTTTATGGCCATGGTGGTTACATATGCCATAATGAACACCCTTACTGCTGTGTTTCTTTCTGCGCCGGATGAGAGCATGATTTTCGTCCTGATGCCGGGACACAAAGCGCTACTTCGTGGAAGAGCGTATGAGGTCACTATGATGACCGCTGCTGGTTCGATAATGGGCATTCTTCTTCTCCTTCTTCTTGCACCTTTTGCCACATCCATTCTACCGGCTATAAGAAAACTGGTATCCCCGCACTTGCATTGGATAATAGGGCTTATGGGTGTTTACATAATAATGTCAGAGTGGCCCAAAACACATGAGCGTTATCCCCCGGGGTGGCGCAGATTTTTAGCTGCCTGGCGCTCACCTGCTGCTGGGCTTTTGACATTTTTGCTTTCCGGATTTCTCGGACTCATAGTTTTCAACAAAAACATCCTTCCACTTGGCACATCATTTCAGGCTCTGGCGCCCGTTTTCATAGGTCTTTTCGCAGTGCCGAGCATTATAATAAATCTTTTCGCCAAAGCTAAAATTCCTGCACAAAAGATAGCTTACTCTCTCGATTTTACGCCCGACATAGCGGTTCGGTCGGCCATAGCGGGAGGTCTTGGTGGGCTTATGGCAGCTACTTTTCCGATAATAACCGCTGGGATGGGAGCGTTAGTCGCTGGTCAGGCAACCGCTCAGCAGGACGAAAGAGTATTTATCATGTCACAAGGCGTATCAAAAGTGGTTTATTATGTTGGCGCGTTCCTGTTTTTCTTTATACCGTACTCAGGACTTGGCAAGGGCGGGCTCGTATTAATCATATCACCTTTTTTCCGCTCTTTGAGCATCAATCAGTTCATTACAGCTCTTGCCGTTATGATGATTTCTGCTGGACTTGCTTTTATAGCATTAACTTATATCGCTAAATTGTTTGCAATTTTTATTCACAAAATTAATTATAAATTAATATCTGCTATAACTTTGGTGATTTTAGTTAGTATAGTTTTTGTTATCGGTAAAATGGCCGGAGTTTTTCTTATGATTGTAGCTACGGGTATAGGTTTGATACCCGTTCTCTATGGTGCGCGACGGCTTAATTGTCTTGGAGTTTTGCTTTTGCCCATATCGCTCAACATGGCGGGAATAGGTCCAAAGATAGCTCATTTTTTAGGCATAATATAA
- the tilS gene encoding tRNA lysidine(34) synthetase TilS → MSSEAKKLLDEVEDFCRKKDLFDGYKVIVAAVSGGGDSVFMLWALRRLARKFGFMLRAVHINHMIRGDDANQDELFVRKLCRTWKIPLDVFTIDVPKKAETLRLGIEEAARLVRREIFEEQAYKYGALVALAHTADDQVETFVFNLLRGSGIRGLAGMKVRAGVVIRPIMVLWREDIRRALIKLEIPWREDYSNWDMRYTRNRIRHRLIPFIIENFGKDSVKHIFRATEMLDFTRRALERAFARYINEAFLGEACGVMAFKASLALSDEFTFGEVLRQSLPRLGVGLKGFSIERVSHVFWRIISSKREYPIYGGAFAMREGNCLFIAKTKVYQLKTAEVPIGGFADLGCIGRVSATTIPLPDEPKSDNPLVATIAYDGSPIYVAPHTPGLLFHPLGGSTMKVSSFVKSRGVPLIFRRAVPLVFIGERLAWVAGVEIAEPFKLTSRTKNVVKLEWSGLFPELFLKALAEAKKEFNPYKSIG, encoded by the coding sequence ATGTCATCTGAGGCGAAAAAGTTGCTTGATGAGGTTGAGGATTTTTGCCGCAAGAAAGACTTGTTTGATGGTTATAAGGTGATTGTCGCGGCGGTTTCGGGGGGTGGCGACTCTGTTTTTATGTTGTGGGCGCTAAGAAGACTTGCGCGAAAGTTTGGATTCATGCTCAGGGCGGTTCATATTAATCACATGATACGCGGTGACGATGCGAACCAGGACGAGCTATTCGTTAGAAAGCTTTGTCGAACATGGAAAATACCGCTTGATGTATTCACGATTGATGTTCCTAAGAAAGCTGAGACTCTCCGACTCGGCATTGAGGAAGCTGCACGGTTGGTAAGACGAGAAATTTTTGAGGAGCAGGCATATAAATATGGTGCATTGGTAGCGCTCGCGCACACAGCTGATGACCAGGTAGAAACATTTGTTTTCAATCTTTTGCGGGGAAGTGGAATTAGGGGATTGGCCGGGATGAAGGTGAGGGCTGGGGTTGTTATTCGTCCGATAATGGTTCTTTGGCGTGAGGATATAAGAAGAGCACTTATAAAACTTGAGATACCGTGGCGCGAGGATTACTCGAATTGGGATATGAGATACACGCGCAATCGCATAAGGCATCGATTGATTCCGTTTATCATCGAGAATTTTGGAAAGGATTCTGTAAAGCACATATTCCGTGCGACTGAGATGCTCGATTTCACCCGTCGAGCGCTGGAGCGCGCTTTCGCGCGATACATAAACGAAGCATTTCTTGGGGAAGCGTGCGGCGTAATGGCTTTCAAAGCTTCATTGGCGCTTAGCGATGAATTCACATTCGGTGAGGTTCTGAGACAATCGCTTCCCAGACTTGGCGTAGGATTAAAAGGGTTCTCAATAGAAAGGGTGTCCCATGTTTTCTGGAGGATAATATCATCGAAAAGGGAGTATCCAATATATGGTGGTGCATTCGCTATGCGTGAGGGCAACTGTCTATTTATAGCCAAAACGAAGGTATATCAGCTGAAAACCGCCGAGGTTCCCATCGGGGGATTCGCAGACTTGGGATGTATAGGCAGAGTATCGGCAACCACAATTCCGCTGCCTGATGAGCCAAAGTCGGACAATCCGCTTGTTGCTACGATCGCTTATGATGGTTCTCCTATTTATGTTGCACCACATACTCCGGGTTTGCTTTTTCATCCGTTGGGCGGCAGCACTATGAAGGTCTCAAGTTTCGTTAAATCGCGTGGAGTGCCGCTCATATTCCGCAGGGCTGTGCCGCTCGTTTTCATTGGCGAAAGACTTGCGTGGGTTGCAGGTGTCGAGATCGCAGAACCATTCAAGTTGACCTCACGAACGAAAAATGTCGTGAAGCTTGAGTGGAGCGGCCTTTTCCCAGAGCTTTTCCTCAAAGCTTTGGCGGAAGCCAAAAAGGAGTTTAATCCGTATAAGTCAATAGGGTAA
- a CDS encoding class I SAM-dependent methyltransferase — translation MNQDLKHFYEVLGKNYVEEKFVHTSAWGLARFRFVTKNLIKKFVNGGVWADVGCGGGVYLPELLKSADKVIAIDISYPVIMRAMLRAHDCYFLVADACALPLGKGVLDGVFSSEVIEHLPGYEGFLSNVAYSIKKGGRIIITCPNWHKKRPFREEPGVLRLFGIEDSYIHTAYKPEELAGIVEKFGFRVIERGSFEKELRLWGKVWDFLWGIIVNFTASVGMRKFTIFLYRLQCLLGGLIWRIVNFLGLAYVMRKLFRRGPRTYIVAEKV, via the coding sequence ATGAACCAGGACCTAAAACATTTCTACGAAGTTCTGGGCAAGAACTATGTGGAGGAGAAGTTTGTTCATACGAGTGCCTGGGGACTTGCGCGGTTTAGATTCGTTACGAAAAACTTAATAAAAAAATTTGTTAACGGTGGCGTTTGGGCTGATGTGGGCTGTGGTGGCGGGGTTTATTTGCCAGAGTTGCTGAAAAGTGCGGACAAAGTTATAGCCATCGATATTTCATATCCTGTTATCATGAGGGCAATGCTTCGCGCACACGATTGTTATTTCTTAGTCGCTGATGCCTGCGCACTACCTTTGGGAAAGGGAGTTCTGGATGGTGTCTTTTCCAGTGAGGTGATAGAACATCTTCCTGGGTATGAGGGGTTTCTTTCTAATGTAGCGTATTCGATAAAAAAAGGCGGCAGAATAATAATAACATGTCCGAATTGGCATAAAAAACGACCATTCCGGGAGGAACCTGGGGTGCTTAGATTGTTTGGGATAGAAGATAGTTACATTCACACTGCCTACAAACCCGAGGAACTGGCTGGGATTGTTGAAAAGTTTGGTTTCAGGGTGATTGAGCGCGGTTCTTTCGAAAAAGAGTTGCGACTGTGGGGAAAGGTGTGGGACTTTTTATGGGGGATAATAGTTAATTTTACCGCATCAGTTGGGATGAGGAAGTTTACCATATTTTTGTATAGGTTGCAGTGTTTGCTGGGCGGGCTTATTTGGCGGATTGTGAATTTTTTGGGCTTAGCTTATGTAATGAGAAAGCTCTTTAGGAGAGGACCTCGAACATACATAGTAGCCGAAAAGGTTTAA
- a CDS encoding glycosyltransferase family 2 protein, whose protein sequence is MRICVIIPAYNAGETINEALERVRKTNNTADIIVVDDGSNDDTAEKAKAFGAVVLTHPRNFGKGAALKTAFEYCLKNGYDVFVTLDADLQHPPEMINDFIAKIESGYDLVVGNRLYNTDGMPFERKISNACSTFIVSLMSGIKVEDSQCGYRAIKRWILERATLLSRKYEIESELIVEAARMGAKIAFIKIPTIYRGKSYFHPIVDTLRFFWFVLTYFPKRWFLK, encoded by the coding sequence ATGAGAATATGCGTTATAATACCTGCCTACAACGCTGGTGAGACCATAAATGAAGCGCTTGAGAGAGTAAGAAAAACCAACAATACCGCTGACATAATAGTGGTTGATGATGGCTCTAATGATGATACAGCTGAAAAAGCTAAGGCTTTTGGTGCTGTTGTTTTAACTCATCCAAGAAATTTTGGCAAGGGTGCTGCTTTAAAAACCGCTTTCGAATACTGTCTTAAAAACGGTTACGATGTTTTCGTTACGCTCGACGCCGACCTTCAGCATCCTCCAGAAATGATAAACGATTTTATCGCAAAAATTGAAAGTGGATACGACCTTGTGGTAGGCAATAGACTTTACAACACTGATGGAATGCCATTTGAAAGGAAGATTAGCAATGCATGTTCTACTTTCATCGTGTCCCTGATGTCGGGAATCAAAGTTGAGGACAGTCAGTGTGGATACCGAGCAATAAAAAGATGGATACTCGAACGAGCAACACTTCTCAGTAGGAAATATGAGATCGAAAGCGAGCTTATTGTCGAGGCTGCGCGAATGGGCGCCAAAATAGCATTTATTAAAATCCCAACGATATACCGCGGAAAAAGTTACTTCCATCCTATCGTGGACACATTGCGTTTCTTTTGGTTTGTTTTAACATACTTCCCTAAAAGGTGGTTTCTGAAATGA
- a CDS encoding T9SS type A sorting domain-containing protein, translating into MRAFLTITIVAITSMLFAQPLVRVDFDDFSKVARFYNFDVAYVREGAYVDIIGWEDDLVELLNCGVSYRIIIDDLPEYYASRLDLSLPMGGYPTLSEILATIDTLHTMFPSLVSVKESLATGWMGNVVYAIKISDSVSVDEDEPEVLYDATIHAREVITPLSLLHFINFLLNGYGTDPIATYLVNNRELWFILVLNPDGYRINEMLRPGGGGMWRKNARDNNLNGAFDTDYDGVDLNRNFNDCWGDTTGASPNPASQTYFGPAPFSEPESRGFKNFVLSHNFRTHMNFHSFSNLYLFPWGHTLSHCPDHNYFMLYTSWMVERNLYINGNSSATIYITTGDEVDWMYDSCGIFSVTPEVGGWRDGFWPDTSRISYLCQSQLMPQIINALIAGYAPRAVDFRISVVSGDGDSFPDVGELVELTVKIVNYGLDTATDFDVLVRPISSGILLVDSVEHFSAELNPKGDTAWIGGIRFSLIPPLSPGQWARFVLIVKDDQGYFLPDTFSFLVGTPVPIYTEDFDDTLVGWSLDGDWEVGPTSIPEPISPPNLLATRLAYGYSDSMLSMAVTPVFYIADSLYRPTMMFWHWYSIEGRGDDWFDGAQVRVKTTDDSTWSIITPTTSYPGNILPTNPFLGGRPGFCGRKRKWELLTFDLSSFRGDSVQFAFLLGTDRYVSYRGWYIDNFAVVDFAPETTKAVEFSSILPKISLAVYPNPFNSHCVITLKGNADRDVPIEIFDVAGKSVGKLVIPKGASSILWSPGDLPSGIYFVRTLVHDLLITRRVVMVR; encoded by the coding sequence ATGAGAGCATTCCTTACGATTACGATCGTAGCGATAACTTCAATGCTTTTTGCGCAGCCGCTCGTAAGAGTGGATTTTGACGATTTTTCTAAAGTAGCGCGTTTTTACAACTTCGATGTAGCCTATGTTCGCGAGGGTGCTTATGTCGACATAATAGGTTGGGAAGATGACCTTGTGGAGCTCCTGAATTGCGGGGTAAGCTACAGGATAATAATAGATGATTTGCCCGAATATTACGCATCTCGGCTCGATTTAAGTCTTCCTATGGGCGGTTATCCCACTCTGAGCGAGATTTTAGCCACCATAGATACTCTTCATACCATGTTCCCTTCGCTTGTTTCAGTAAAGGAAAGTCTTGCCACCGGCTGGATGGGCAATGTTGTTTACGCCATAAAAATCTCGGATAGCGTTTCCGTTGACGAGGATGAACCCGAGGTCCTTTATGATGCGACTATTCATGCGAGAGAGGTTATAACGCCGCTCTCGCTTTTACATTTTATAAATTTCCTTCTCAACGGCTACGGCACAGACCCTATAGCTACTTATCTTGTAAACAACCGGGAGCTTTGGTTCATACTGGTTTTGAACCCAGATGGCTATAGAATAAACGAGATGTTAAGACCCGGCGGTGGCGGGATGTGGCGTAAAAATGCCCGTGATAATAACCTAAACGGTGCTTTTGACACCGATTACGATGGCGTTGATCTCAATAGAAATTTCAACGACTGCTGGGGTGACACCACAGGTGCATCGCCAAATCCAGCATCACAAACATATTTCGGACCCGCACCTTTCTCCGAACCAGAATCGAGAGGATTCAAAAATTTTGTCTTAAGCCACAATTTCAGAACTCACATGAACTTTCATAGCTTCTCAAATCTATATCTTTTCCCATGGGGACATACTCTTTCTCATTGCCCCGACCATAACTACTTCATGCTTTACACATCGTGGATGGTGGAAAGAAACTTGTATATAAATGGCAACAGTTCCGCCACTATATACATAACCACAGGTGATGAGGTGGATTGGATGTATGATTCATGCGGAATATTCAGTGTTACGCCAGAAGTGGGCGGTTGGCGTGATGGTTTTTGGCCTGATACTTCAAGGATAAGTTATCTTTGCCAGTCCCAGCTTATGCCACAGATTATTAACGCTCTCATCGCTGGTTATGCACCGCGGGCTGTGGATTTCCGAATTTCCGTTGTTTCAGGCGACGGCGACAGTTTTCCCGATGTGGGCGAACTCGTTGAATTGACGGTAAAAATAGTTAATTACGGGCTTGATACCGCCACCGATTTTGATGTGCTTGTTAGACCCATAAGCTCAGGAATACTTCTGGTGGACTCTGTTGAACACTTCAGTGCAGAGTTGAATCCAAAGGGTGACACAGCGTGGATTGGTGGCATAAGGTTTTCGTTGATTCCACCGCTATCTCCCGGGCAATGGGCAAGATTTGTGTTGATCGTGAAAGATGATCAAGGATATTTCCTTCCCGATACATTCAGTTTTCTCGTTGGGACGCCTGTTCCTATTTACACTGAGGATTTCGACGACACGCTTGTTGGCTGGTCGCTTGATGGGGACTGGGAGGTAGGCCCGACTTCCATTCCGGAACCGATAAGCCCACCAAATTTACTTGCCACCAGGCTCGCATATGGGTATTCGGATAGCATGCTTTCGATGGCTGTAACACCGGTGTTTTATATTGCTGATTCGTTGTATCGTCCAACAATGATGTTCTGGCATTGGTACTCCATAGAAGGCCGTGGTGATGACTGGTTTGACGGTGCTCAGGTTCGAGTGAAAACTACCGATGACTCTACTTGGTCAATTATCACGCCAACTACATCCTATCCGGGAAATATTTTGCCCACAAACCCGTTCCTTGGAGGTCGGCCCGGATTCTGTGGAAGGAAGCGTAAGTGGGAGCTTCTTACATTTGACCTGTCGTCGTTCCGCGGTGATAGCGTGCAATTCGCTTTTCTGCTCGGTACTGACCGATATGTCTCTTATCGCGGTTGGTATATAGATAACTTCGCTGTGGTTGACTTCGCCCCAGAAACCACAAAAGCAGTGGAGTTCAGCTCTATTTTGCCTAAAATATCATTAGCAGTGTACCCAAATCCATTCAATTCGCATTGCGTGATAACACTAAAAGGAAATGCTGACCGTGATGTGCCTATCGAAATTTTCGATGTCGCTGGAAAATCTGTGGGCAAATTGGTTATTCCTAAAGGTGCATCCTCGATATTGTGGTCACCGGGTGATTTGCCATCAGGTATTTACTTTGTTAGGACATTAGTTCACGATTTGTTGATTACGAGGAGGGTTGTTATGGTTAGATGA
- the ispE gene encoding 4-(cytidine 5'-diphospho)-2-C-methyl-D-erythritol kinase — protein sequence MNRISLQSPAKINLFLFVLGRREDGYHNIYSLVQVVDLVDTVEIERSDRTEIEFIGTKISSESTIHKALKKLSEYVGKKLSAKIVVRKRIPAGAGLGSGSSNAAIALYGLNKIFNLGLSLEQLREIGASVGSDVPLFLTHGSAIISGRGEIVKEVNPPLDYSVVLIVPKIRIDTKWAYSNVTNYHQPPEELLDEKSVEGDNFWQSLSNFDNSFIQVIRNNFPSIAKDIDRLKSFGADYASITGSGSAYFGIFRDSTKALNALMEKWDGNTYLVRPAKIVL from the coding sequence ATGAACAGAATTTCATTACAATCGCCGGCTAAAATAAACTTGTTTTTATTTGTGCTCGGTCGTCGCGAGGACGGTTATCACAACATCTACTCGCTGGTTCAAGTCGTTGACCTCGTCGATACGGTGGAAATAGAACGCTCGGATAGGACAGAAATCGAATTCATCGGAACGAAAATATCGAGTGAGAGCACGATTCACAAAGCCCTTAAAAAACTTAGCGAATATGTTGGCAAGAAACTTTCGGCAAAAATAGTGGTGCGAAAAAGGATACCTGCCGGTGCTGGTCTCGGAAGCGGAAGCTCAAATGCTGCGATAGCGCTTTACGGGCTGAACAAAATATTTAATCTTGGCTTAAGCCTCGAACAACTTCGCGAAATAGGCGCCTCCGTTGGCTCTGATGTTCCGCTTTTCCTCACGCATGGCTCGGCGATAATCTCGGGAAGGGGTGAAATAGTTAAGGAGGTCAATCCACCACTCGATTACTCCGTGGTTCTGATAGTGCCAAAAATTCGCATCGATACAAAATGGGCATACTCGAATGTAACAAACTACCATCAACCGCCGGAAGAATTGCTCGACGAAAAATCCGTTGAGGGAGACAACTTCTGGCAAAGCCTATCAAACTTTGACAATTCATTTATCCAAGTAATAAGAAACAATTTCCCCTCGATTGCTAAAGATATCGACCGATTAAAATCATTTGGAGCAGACTATGCCTCGATAACGGGCAGCGGCTCCGCATACTTCGGGATTTTTAGAGATAGCACAAAAGCACTAAACGCACTAATGGAAAAATGGGATGGAAATACATATCTCGTGCGACCAGCGAAAATCGTCCTGTAA
- a CDS encoding right-handed parallel beta-helix repeat-containing protein produces MRKICVVALLMLFIVGIAFSDTVTVQGDAYLEGSTNHAGIKVLFRRIAPFAFVDSTTTNSSGHYTKQIPKGVYNIVFSKVGYRTDSISSRSIYSSLTLPNITLRYVGLSGNISGIIGPGIYRVGSTIIVPRGETLIVRPGTRFEFANGSGLIVYGTLIAEGLWSNKIFFLSDSASAGWGGISFNEAEDCILYNCIITDVNGMAITMHYTDNLTIDKCEILYNRGGIRISESYNVLVARTKIVHNTGTVIDAGVHTGVIFRRCLIAYNEVPYSAEGNVIVANYSTTIENCIIVRNKSRLGACVFIGNGAKLINSVIAFNDVEIAIKNFVSDTSLDYPAIINSIIAYNTHWGAWGNIRPYYCDFWQNGSGNFFDLPSWIGTNVTVNANGDSCDALYNIQLDPMFVDTSINDFHLLPTSPCIDAGAEYIVLLSGDTIWSPDEDYAGGRRPAHATWDIGVYEYGAAGIEESYVKPSEFELAVYPNPFNSSCVIYAPSNAVVEIYNLNGKLVHRASTTTGKYVWNPHENVSSGVYIVRAFTKGRMLTTRAVLIK; encoded by the coding sequence ATGAGGAAGATTTGTGTTGTTGCTTTGTTGATGCTTTTTATTGTTGGCATTGCGTTTTCCGACACAGTTACCGTTCAGGGGGATGCTTATCTTGAGGGCTCAACGAATCATGCAGGAATAAAGGTTTTGTTCAGGCGAATCGCGCCTTTTGCTTTCGTTGACTCGACCACGACCAATTCTTCTGGGCATTATACAAAACAAATTCCTAAGGGTGTATATAATATTGTATTTTCTAAAGTTGGTTACAGAACGGATTCTATTTCTTCGCGGTCGATATATAGTTCACTAACACTGCCAAATATAACGCTTCGATATGTAGGTTTGTCCGGCAACATCAGCGGAATTATAGGTCCGGGCATATACAGGGTTGGCAGCACTATAATTGTTCCTCGTGGTGAGACTCTTATTGTGAGACCCGGAACCAGATTCGAGTTTGCCAATGGTTCAGGGTTGATAGTTTACGGTACGCTTATAGCTGAAGGATTGTGGTCTAATAAGATCTTTTTCTTAAGCGATTCTGCTTCAGCAGGCTGGGGAGGCATATCATTTAACGAAGCTGAAGATTGTATTCTCTATAATTGTATTATAACCGATGTTAATGGGATGGCTATAACAATGCATTACACAGATAATTTAACGATAGACAAATGCGAAATCTTATATAATAGAGGTGGTATCAGAATATCCGAAAGTTATAATGTTTTAGTTGCGAGGACGAAAATTGTACATAACACTGGTACGGTGATTGATGCCGGTGTCCACACGGGAGTGATATTCAGAAGGTGTTTGATAGCATACAATGAGGTTCCATATTCCGCTGAAGGAAACGTAATTGTAGCAAACTATTCTACTACAATAGAAAATTGTATAATCGTAAGAAACAAAAGTCGTCTCGGAGCTTGTGTATTTATAGGCAATGGGGCCAAGCTTATTAATAGCGTTATAGCATTTAATGATGTAGAGATTGCTATAAAGAACTTTGTTAGCGACACATCCCTTGATTATCCGGCAATCATAAATTCGATAATCGCATACAACACACACTGGGGCGCATGGGGGAACATTAGACCCTATTACTGCGATTTCTGGCAAAACGGCTCAGGTAATTTCTTCGACTTGCCATCGTGGATTGGCACCAATGTTACAGTTAATGCTAACGGTGATTCGTGCGACGCGTTATATAACATTCAACTCGACCCTATGTTTGTCGATACTTCTATTAATGATTTCCATCTTCTGCCAACCAGCCCTTGTATAGATGCTGGTGCCGAGTATATTGTTTTGTTGTCGGGCGATACAATCTGGTCTCCCGATGAGGATTACGCTGGCGGTCGTAGGCCAGCGCACGCTACATGGGACATTGGAGTCTACGAGTATGGCGCAGCAGGTATTGAGGAATCATATGTAAAGCCATCCGAATTTGAGTTGGCAGTTTATCCCAATCCATTCAATTCATCCTGTGTGATATATGCTCCATCAAATGCGGTGGTCGAGATTTACAATCTTAATGGAAAGCTGGTGCATAGAGCAAGTACCACAACTGGAAAGTATGTTTGGAATCCTCACGAAAATGTGTCGAGTGGCGTGTACATCGTTAGGGCTTTCACGAAAGGTAGAATGCTTACCACAAGGGCTGTGCTCATAAAGTAG